Proteins encoded by one window of Campylobacter concisus:
- a CDS encoding coproporphyrinogen III oxidase family protein yields MIFKNIVENFAVNYAHNSIQRSLYNEFNIDILTTAYTKTPKKDKKYMLYAHVPFCHTFCPYCSFHKYHYEQELAKIYFENLREEMRQVKEAGFDFDSLYVGGGTTLINEPELEKTLKLAKELFSIDEISAESDPNHISPESLARFDGLIDRLSVGVQSFDDETLKRVGRYEKFGSAKEIKRKLELALGKIPVISLDLIFNLPNQTKEQLINDINTAKSISPQQITFYPLMKSELTRENIARSLGVSNVDNEREFYEIITEEFSKSNYKQSNAWAFSNEKSADLRDEYVGSNLEYLGVGSGAFSFLNGELVINAFNLLEYGKRIKNRQSPVIAKCGFSKKERLKYTFLTRLFDGGVDIKRYNDENSTNINKALFMELSLLKLVNAVYEENGIIKPTFFGKYICIVLMRDFYAGMDKVRAIFKDDAKIKRSKVLRIMSENTEQKYEPNIIQPRTAM; encoded by the coding sequence ATGATATTTAAAAATATTGTCGAGAATTTTGCCGTAAATTACGCTCATAATTCTATTCAAAGATCACTATATAATGAATTTAATATAGACATTTTAACCACAGCCTACACCAAAACTCCCAAAAAAGACAAAAAGTATATGCTCTACGCACATGTACCATTTTGTCACACATTTTGCCCGTATTGCTCGTTTCATAAGTACCACTATGAACAAGAGCTTGCAAAAATTTACTTTGAAAATTTACGTGAGGAGATGAGGCAGGTTAAAGAGGCTGGATTTGACTTTGATTCACTTTATGTTGGTGGTGGCACAACGCTTATAAATGAGCCTGAGCTTGAAAAGACACTTAAACTTGCAAAAGAGCTTTTTAGTATAGATGAAATTTCAGCAGAAAGCGATCCAAATCACATCTCACCCGAGAGTTTAGCTAGATTTGATGGATTAATAGATCGACTAAGCGTTGGCGTACAAAGCTTTGATGATGAAACGTTAAAAAGAGTTGGCAGATATGAAAAATTTGGCTCAGCCAAGGAGATAAAAAGAAAGCTTGAGCTTGCTCTTGGTAAGATCCCAGTCATTAGCCTCGATCTCATCTTTAACCTGCCAAATCAAACAAAAGAGCAGCTCATAAACGACATAAATACTGCAAAATCGATCTCTCCACAACAAATCACCTTCTATCCACTCATGAAATCAGAGCTAACAAGAGAGAATATAGCTCGCTCGCTTGGTGTTTCAAACGTAGATAATGAGCGTGAATTTTATGAGATAATCACTGAAGAATTTAGCAAAAGTAACTACAAACAAAGCAACGCTTGGGCGTTTTCAAATGAAAAAAGTGCCGACCTTCGCGACGAATATGTTGGTTCAAATTTAGAGTATCTAGGCGTTGGTAGCGGGGCATTTAGCTTTCTTAACGGTGAGCTTGTAATAAACGCATTTAATCTACTTGAATACGGCAAAAGGATAAAAAATAGACAAAGCCCAGTCATCGCAAAATGTGGTTTTAGCAAGAAAGAGAGACTTAAATACACGTTTTTAACAAGGCTTTTTGATGGCGGGGTTGATATTAAAAGATATAACGATGAAAATAGCACAAACATTAACAAAGCCTTATTTATGGAGCTTAGCTTGCTTAAGCTTGTAAATGCAGTATATGAAGAAAATGGCATTATTAAGCCGACATTTTTTGGCAAATATATCTGCATCGTGCTTATGCGTGATTTTTACGCTGGTATGGACAAAGTTCGTGCGATATTTAAGGATGACGCTAAGATAAAACGAAGCAAGGTGCTTCGTATAATGAGCGAAAATACTGAACAAAAGTATGAGCCAAATATCATTCAGCCACGAACTGCGATGTAA
- a CDS encoding YegJ family protein: MSFFKKILGKQIDLGKQMPIYFVSSDEDYMQRAFEQARESFRYFWREVYWERRRIVPMLDYAMVKICFLDVVNGEEVGEHMWIDDVEFDGETIYGTLVNEPDSVQNVKLGDQISAKIDEMSDWLFSIDGRAYGGFSVQAMRSRMQKKELKEHDKEWGLDFGDFNNILVVYEQKEHPENLIEHPMSKNTYEQVKQYIKEHPNMVTDADEFGYTQLHNEAIAGNLNLVNLLLENGADKNARTKSGKTAAEFAENLGWSEIAKVLG, from the coding sequence ATGAGCTTTTTTAAGAAAATTCTCGGTAAACAAATCGATCTTGGTAAGCAAATGCCAATCTATTTTGTAAGTAGCGACGAAGACTATATGCAGCGCGCATTTGAGCAAGCTCGTGAGAGCTTTAGATATTTTTGGCGTGAGGTTTACTGGGAGCGCCGCAGGATCGTACCTATGCTTGACTATGCAATGGTAAAAATTTGCTTCTTAGATGTCGTAAATGGCGAAGAAGTCGGTGAACACATGTGGATAGACGATGTGGAATTTGACGGCGAAACGATATATGGCACGCTCGTAAATGAGCCAGATAGCGTGCAAAACGTGAAATTAGGCGACCAAATAAGCGCAAAGATAGACGAGATGAGTGACTGGCTCTTTTCGATAGATGGACGCGCATACGGCGGATTTAGCGTGCAGGCGATGCGCTCACGCATGCAAAAGAAAGAGCTAAAAGAGCACGATAAAGAGTGGGGGCTTGATTTTGGCGATTTTAACAATATTTTGGTAGTTTACGAGCAAAAAGAGCACCCTGAAAATTTGATAGAGCATCCAATGAGCAAAAATACATATGAGCAAGTAAAGCAATATATAAAAGAGCACCCAAATATGGTCACAGACGCTGATGAGTTTGGTTATACGCAGCTTCACAACGAGGCGATCGCAGGAAATTTAAATCTTGTAAATCTTTTACTAGAAAACGGTGCTGATAAAAATGCCCGCACAAAAAGTGGCAAAACGGCAGCTGAATTTGCTGAGAATTTGGGCTGGAGCGAAATCGCAAAGGTGCTTGGATAA
- a CDS encoding YajQ family cyclic di-GMP-binding protein, with the protein MATEHSFDISAEVDMMEVKNALETAKKEIAARYDFKGLAAEVELNEKEKFITILSSSDNKIDALKDIVISKLIKRNIPPVAITETKREPASGGNLKAILKLNDTLDAENSKKITKAIKDSKIKVNAQIRGEEIRVTSKSIDDLQECIKLVRGLNLELPISFKNLK; encoded by the coding sequence ATGGCAACTGAGCATAGTTTTGATATAAGTGCCGAGGTCGATATGATGGAGGTCAAAAACGCTCTTGAGACGGCAAAAAAAGAGATCGCAGCAAGGTATGACTTTAAGGGGCTTGCAGCTGAAGTCGAGCTAAACGAAAAAGAAAAATTTATCACGATTCTTAGCTCAAGCGACAACAAGATCGACGCACTAAAAGACATCGTGATCTCAAAGCTCATCAAGCGCAACATCCCACCAGTTGCGATCACAGAGACAAAAAGAGAGCCAGCAAGTGGTGGAAATTTAAAGGCGATACTAAAGCTAAACGACACACTTGACGCTGAAAACTCAAAAAAGATCACAAAAGCGATCAAAGACTCAAAGATCAAGGTGAACGCGCAGATCAGGGGCGAAGAGATCAGAGTAACAAGCAAAAGTATAGATGACTTGCAGGAGTGCATAAAGCTGGTTAGGGGGTTAAATTTAGAACTTCCGATAAGCTTTAAAAACCTAAAGTAA
- a CDS encoding D-2-hydroxyacid dehydrogenase produces the protein MKIVCLDAATLGENVDLSVFKKFGEFISYQKTKSEEVVPRLKGVDVVITNKVIIDKVVMDALNLKLICISATGMNNVDLEHAKVKNIAVKNVAGYSTASVVQHTFAMLFELTNHIKFYDRYVKSGEWVKSEIFTYLGADISEIAGKEFGIIGLGEIGRSVASVARAFGANVSYYSTSGANKNSEFKQKSLDELLRSSDIISIHAPLNEKTRNLLGANEINLLKNEAIVLNLGRGGIVDEAAMARAIDERNLRFGTDVLESEPMSKNSPFLNVKKKSNLLITPHVAWGSLEARKTLITKIVANIENFINESK, from the coding sequence ATGAAGATCGTTTGTTTGGACGCGGCCACGCTGGGAGAGAACGTAGATCTTAGTGTTTTTAAGAAATTTGGCGAGTTTATTAGCTATCAAAAAACTAAAAGTGAAGAGGTCGTGCCTCGTCTAAAGGGCGTTGATGTGGTCATTACAAACAAGGTCATCATCGATAAAGTTGTGATGGATGCGCTAAATTTAAAGCTTATCTGCATAAGCGCAACTGGGATGAATAATGTCGATCTAGAGCATGCAAAAGTTAAAAATATAGCTGTTAAAAACGTTGCTGGCTACTCAACCGCAAGCGTAGTGCAGCATACTTTTGCCATGCTTTTTGAGCTAACAAATCACATCAAATTTTATGATCGCTACGTAAAAAGTGGCGAGTGGGTGAAGAGCGAAATTTTCACCTATCTTGGCGCAGACATCAGCGAGATCGCTGGCAAAGAATTTGGCATCATCGGGCTTGGCGAGATAGGACGCAGCGTGGCGTCAGTGGCGCGTGCATTTGGCGCAAACGTGAGCTATTACTCGACAAGCGGAGCAAATAAAAATAGCGAATTTAAGCAAAAAAGCTTAGACGAGCTACTAAGAAGTAGCGACATCATCAGCATCCATGCACCACTAAATGAAAAAACTAGAAATTTACTGGGTGCAAATGAGATAAATTTGCTAAAAAATGAGGCAATAGTACTAAATTTAGGACGTGGTGGCATAGTGGACGAAGCGGCGATGGCAAGGGCGATAGACGAGAGAAATTTACGCTTTGGTACGGACGTTTTGGAGAGCGAGCCAATGAGCAAAAATAGCCCATTTTTAAATGTAAAAAAGAAGTCAAATCTACTCATCACGCCACACGTGGCATGGGGCAGCTTGGAGGCTAGAAAGACGCTCATCACAAAGATCGTCGCAAACATCGAAAATTTCATCAATGAGAGCAAGTAA
- a CDS encoding glutathionylspermidine synthase family protein codes for MINLRKITPLNNEFMEKIGFAWHTDNDNSSYIADEIVQVKASEADAYYEAANELYDMYVNAAQHVIDNNLFHEIGIPFNLVDSIKNSWENDVHWHLYGRFDLAGGLDGKPIKLIEFNADTPTAVFETAIIQWAMLKLNHMDEAEQFNNLYEALKQNFKRLITLGDDNVNFDDVYEGWGILFSSIAGSIEDEQTVKLLQYIAKEAGFKTDFAYVDEVVFNDDEGIFKGDENFEYWFKLVPWESIAIDEGELALILSNIIKNQKAIIINPAYTLLFQSKGILKILWDLYPNHPLLLETSNEPLKGKKYVKKPVFGREGANVSIHDENGAQIASNDGEYDSNKAIYQEFYEFNQDERGDNYQAGVFYAYEACALGYRKGGKILDNYSKFVGHFIKD; via the coding sequence ATGATAAATTTAAGAAAAATTACGCCATTAAATAACGAATTTATGGAGAAAATCGGCTTTGCGTGGCATACAGATAACGATAACAGCTCATATATCGCAGATGAGATCGTGCAGGTAAAAGCAAGTGAAGCGGATGCTTATTATGAGGCGGCAAATGAGCTATACGATATGTATGTAAATGCCGCTCAGCACGTCATTGACAACAACCTTTTTCACGAGATAGGCATACCGTTTAATCTCGTTGATAGTATCAAAAATAGCTGGGAAAATGACGTTCACTGGCACCTTTACGGCAGGTTTGATCTAGCAGGTGGGCTTGATGGCAAGCCGATAAAACTGATCGAATTTAACGCCGACACGCCAACGGCAGTTTTTGAGACGGCGATCATCCAGTGGGCGATGCTAAAACTAAATCATATGGATGAAGCAGAACAATTTAATAACCTTTACGAAGCTCTAAAGCAAAATTTTAAACGCCTTATCACGCTTGGCGACGATAATGTAAATTTTGATGATGTTTACGAGGGCTGGGGGATACTATTTAGCTCTATCGCTGGCAGTATCGAGGATGAGCAAACCGTGAAATTACTACAATACATCGCAAAAGAAGCCGGCTTTAAAACCGACTTTGCCTACGTTGATGAGGTCGTTTTTAACGATGATGAGGGCATTTTTAAAGGTGATGAAAATTTCGAGTACTGGTTTAAGCTTGTGCCTTGGGAGAGCATAGCGATCGATGAGGGCGAGCTAGCACTCATACTTTCAAATATCATCAAAAACCAAAAAGCCATTATCATAAATCCAGCCTACACGCTACTTTTCCAAAGCAAGGGAATTTTAAAAATTCTTTGGGATCTTTATCCAAATCATCCACTCTTACTTGAGACCTCAAATGAGCCACTAAAAGGTAAAAAATATGTGAAAAAGCCGGTATTTGGCAGAGAGGGCGCAAACGTCTCGATACACGATGAAAACGGCGCACAAATAGCAAGTAATGACGGCGAATACGACTCAAATAAAGCTATCTATCAAGAATTTTACGAGTTTAATCAAGATGAAAGAGGTGATAACTACCAAGCTGGCGTATTTTACGCTTATGAGGCGTGCGCGCTTGGATATAGAAAGGGCGGCAAAATTTTAGATAACTACTCTAAATTTGTAGGACATTTCATTAAGGACTAA
- a CDS encoding UPF0323 family lipoprotein, with protein MKHIKKIATYAAVGGFGAIVMAGLAGCGSNNGGDENALNEVAQKNGAFVIIEESAPGVYKILEEYPSTETRVVLKDINGTERVLSKDEIDKLLAQANANIDNGTSNLTKTSDAQLSSGSLSLGETILASAAGAILGSWIGSKLFGNQNFQATRQNSYKNPSAYTRSVDSFNKQKAANSAARSSGGKSGFFGGGSKSSSSSSSFGG; from the coding sequence ATGAAACACATTAAAAAAATAGCTACTTATGCTGCGGTAGGCGGATTTGGTGCGATCGTTATGGCTGGCCTTGCTGGTTGTGGCAGTAACAATGGCGGTGATGAAAACGCACTAAATGAAGTTGCGCAAAAAAACGGTGCCTTTGTCATCATCGAAGAGAGCGCACCTGGAGTTTATAAAATTTTAGAAGAGTATCCAAGTACTGAAACTAGAGTCGTGTTAAAAGATATCAACGGCACTGAGCGTGTGCTAAGCAAAGACGAGATCGATAAGCTCCTAGCTCAAGCAAATGCAAATATCGACAATGGCACTTCAAATTTAACAAAAACGAGTGACGCACAGCTAAGTAGCGGCAGTCTAAGCCTTGGTGAGACGATACTTGCCTCAGCTGCTGGCGCGATACTTGGTAGCTGGATAGGTAGCAAGCTTTTTGGAAATCAAAATTTCCAAGCTACTCGCCAAAATTCTTACAAAAATCCAAGCGCATACACAAGAAGCGTTGATAGCTTTAATAAGCAAAAAGCAGCAAATTCTGCTGCAAGAAGCAGTGGCGGTAAGAGTGGATTTTTCGGTGGTGGCTCAAAATCAAGCTCTAGCTCATCAAGCTTTGGAGGCTGA
- a CDS encoding DNA-binding protein, which produces MQKLAINEAAEILGITKEAVYNRIRRGSINTVIENGTKFVILDEKPSSEKATKSAPKSTKTKSQNDEFVNYLLNELSELKSLNLNLQADKDRLFKEKEQMLIERKNEILQIYKDRDEKLMQFLNAMQRPLLAQKNDDMPNNEAIEAEIENESKWINLSEFLKELNLKPKATKKASEKIIKAIHHSKFIKFKRGVILVRRHKNLKELIGEI; this is translated from the coding sequence ATGCAAAAGCTAGCTATAAACGAAGCTGCAGAAATTTTAGGCATAACAAAAGAAGCAGTCTATAATAGAATCCGCCGTGGTTCGATAAATACAGTCATTGAAAATGGCACAAAATTTGTCATCCTTGATGAGAAACCAAGTAGCGAAAAGGCCACAAAATCCGCTCCAAAAAGCACAAAAACTAAATCCCAAAATGATGAGTTTGTAAATTATTTGCTAAATGAGTTAAGCGAGCTAAAGAGCTTAAATTTAAACTTGCAAGCCGATAAAGATAGGCTTTTTAAAGAAAAAGAGCAGATGCTAATCGAGCGAAAAAATGAAATTTTGCAAATTTATAAGGACAGAGATGAGAAACTCATGCAGTTTCTAAATGCTATGCAAAGGCCGCTTTTAGCACAAAAAAATGACGATATGCCAAATAACGAAGCGATAGAGGCGGAGATAGAAAATGAGTCAAAATGGATAAATTTAAGTGAATTTTTAAAGGAGCTAAATCTAAAGCCAAAGGCAACGAAAAAAGCCAGTGAAAAGATAATAAAAGCGATACATCACTCCAAATTTATCAAATTTAAACGAGGCGTGATACTTGTTAGAAGACATAAAAATTTAAAAGAGTTGATAGGAGAGATATGA
- the rpsU gene encoding 30S ribosomal protein S21 — translation MPGIKVHPNESFDEGYRKFKKQTDRNLVVTEARARRFFEPKTEIRKKQKIAARKKMLKRLYMLRRYESRL, via the coding sequence TTGCCTGGTATTAAGGTACATCCTAACGAGTCATTTGACGAGGGTTACAGAAAGTTTAAGAAACAAACTGACCGTAACTTAGTAGTAACTGAAGCAAGAGCTAGACGCTTCTTTGAGCCTAAAACTGAGATCCGCAAGAAACAAAAAATTGCAGCTCGCAAGAAAATGCTTAAACGTCTTTATATGCTTAGACGCTACGAGTCAAGACTCTAA
- the ccoG gene encoding cytochrome c oxidase accessory protein CcoG, with product MSKEFHLSYAKRRYIFFACITLFVFVLPFIRVNDAQLFLLSFDKSRVDLFFTKFDMQELYLLPFLFIILFLSIFFLTTLAGRVWCGWSCPQTIFRTIFRDLLQTKILKIRKNIQNKQNEPKGQILKRALAVGIWCVLALIISANFLWYFVPPLDFFAYLKEPSEHGVLLAFWLVIAIWLVYDVIILKENFCIYVCPYARVQSVMFDNDTIQVIYNQKRGGVIYNGKEKFKKPKEEGALCTGCEACVRICPTHIDIRKGMQLECINCLECSDTCAKVMKHFDESSLIEWRSINSIKEQKRVKILRFRTVAYLVILGIVLTAGALMSGKKESMLLNINRTSELYKILGENEVENSYVFLVQNTQNKEHAFYFEVDDKNIEISRPNKPFILKAGAKQRVIVTLKSKNENLSDKDLLKHINIKAYATDEPAISVQRQSTFIYPKR from the coding sequence ATGTCAAAGGAATTTCATCTTAGCTACGCCAAGAGGCGTTACATTTTTTTCGCCTGTATCACGCTATTTGTCTTTGTTTTGCCATTTATCAGGGTAAATGATGCACAGTTATTTTTGCTAAGTTTTGATAAAAGTAGAGTTGATCTATTTTTTACAAAATTTGATATGCAAGAGCTTTATTTGTTGCCATTTTTATTTATCATTTTATTCTTAAGCATATTTTTTCTAACGACACTTGCAGGGCGTGTTTGGTGCGGTTGGAGCTGTCCGCAAACTATTTTTAGAACGATATTTCGTGACCTTTTGCAAACTAAAATTTTAAAGATCAGAAAAAATATCCAAAATAAACAAAATGAGCCAAAAGGACAAATTTTAAAGCGTGCTTTAGCAGTTGGAATTTGGTGTGTTTTAGCTCTTATTATTTCGGCAAATTTTTTATGGTATTTTGTACCACCGCTTGATTTTTTTGCTTATTTAAAAGAGCCAAGTGAGCACGGAGTTTTACTTGCATTTTGGCTTGTTATAGCTATTTGGTTAGTTTATGATGTCATCATTTTAAAAGAAAATTTTTGCATCTATGTCTGTCCTTACGCTAGGGTGCAATCAGTGATGTTTGATAACGACACTATCCAAGTTATTTACAACCAAAAAAGAGGCGGCGTAATCTATAACGGAAAAGAGAAATTTAAAAAGCCAAAAGAAGAGGGTGCGCTATGTACTGGCTGCGAGGCATGCGTGAGGATATGCCCAACGCACATTGATATAAGAAAAGGTATGCAGCTTGAATGTATAAATTGTCTAGAGTGTAGCGATACTTGTGCTAAAGTGATGAAGCATTTTGATGAAAGCTCGCTTATTGAGTGGAGAAGTATAAATTCTATAAAAGAGCAAAAAAGAGTCAAAATTTTACGCTTTAGAACGGTTGCTTATCTCGTTATTTTGGGCATTGTTTTGACAGCTGGGGCATTGATGAGTGGCAAAAAAGAAAGTATGCTTTTAAACATAAATAGAACAAGTGAGCTTTATAAAATTTTAGGCGAAAATGAAGTCGAAAATTCTTACGTATTTTTGGTGCAAAATACACAAAATAAAGAGCATGCCTTTTACTTTGAAGTAGATGATAAGAATATAGAAATTTCTCGCCCAAATAAGCCATTTATATTAAAAGCTGGCGCAAAGCAACGAGTCATTGTCACGTTAAAATCAAAAAATGAAAATTTAAGCGATAAAGATCTTTTAAAACATATAAATATAAAAGCTTACGCCACTGACGAGCCAGCTATTAGCGTGCAAAGGCAAAGTACTTTTATCTATCCTAAAAGATGA
- a CDS encoding TetR/AcrR family transcriptional regulator has translation MAISEKGKKRYELIVKTALELFLEKGYEKTSLSDIVAISGGSLSSIYTFFENKEELFEAIVEQEIDSLIKEIDEKIDLKISHSLEEFLTKFATIIFSIVCSKRHISLGRIMMSEGSKNGGKLGKTFLDQILKKIDLVLINFFERDEVKAKLDSKFSAKFAAKYFIQSVIGAYYYDSLLINEEPKLSEKERKKHISLCVELFLNGVSKK, from the coding sequence ATGGCGATCTCAGAAAAGGGTAAAAAAAGATACGAACTTATTGTAAAAACAGCACTTGAGCTATTTTTAGAAAAAGGATACGAAAAGACAAGCTTAAGCGATATTGTAGCGATAAGTGGCGGATCACTTTCTAGCATTTACACGTTTTTTGAGAACAAAGAGGAGCTTTTTGAGGCGATCGTTGAGCAAGAGATAGATAGCCTTATAAAAGAGATCGATGAGAAAATAGATCTTAAAATTTCCCACAGCTTGGAGGAATTTTTAACCAAATTTGCAACCATAATATTTTCTATCGTTTGCAGCAAAAGGCATATCTCTCTTGGTAGGATAATGATGAGTGAGGGTTCTAAAAATGGCGGCAAACTTGGTAAGACGTTTTTGGATCAAATTTTAAAAAAGATCGATCTTGTGCTTATAAATTTCTTTGAAAGAGATGAGGTAAAAGCCAAACTTGATTCAAAATTTTCAGCCAAATTTGCTGCAAAGTACTTTATACAAAGCGTGATTGGAGCTTATTACTATGATTCGCTTTTGATAAATGAAGAACCAAAGCTTAGTGAAAAAGAGCGTAAAAAGCATATTAGCTTGTGTGTTGAGTTGTTTTTGAATGGAGTTAGTAAAAAATAA
- a CDS encoding efflux RND transporter periplasmic adaptor subunit → MVNFKSALMLSVAVLFLSGCFENKENKAAAGRQMPLSHVDIFTAQKTDIPISFDYTATVASSQDVIIYPKVGGTIIKQFFKPGSKVKAGDKLFLIDPEKYQASFDSLDASVGVANANLKNAETEFKRISALYKKNAVSQKDYDAAVAAYDIANANLVSAKANLKNAKIDLGYTTITAPFDGVVGDNQVDVGSLVIANQTKLVRLTKINPIEAEFYIADVDNLTRKTNLDNGSWQQLNSDAVLSVNGENFNGKVTFIDNVVNTATGSVLAKASFDNSEGKILPGAFGHIKMSGFVQKNAFNIPQVALQQSATNSYVLVVKDGKVSQKNVKTGYQTKNMVSVTEGLEEGDKIIVNNFLKIGVGAPVETDKDLSAEFINGKDVNATSSK, encoded by the coding sequence ATGGTAAATTTTAAAAGTGCTCTTATGCTTTCGGTTGCAGTTTTATTTCTAAGTGGTTGTTTTGAAAATAAAGAGAATAAAGCGGCAGCAGGTCGCCAGATGCCGCTATCTCATGTGGATATTTTTACCGCACAAAAAACAGACATACCTATTAGTTTTGATTACACTGCAACGGTTGCAAGTAGTCAAGATGTTATTATCTATCCAAAAGTTGGCGGAACTATCATAAAGCAGTTTTTTAAGCCGGGAAGCAAAGTAAAAGCGGGCGACAAGTTATTTTTGATAGATCCAGAAAAATATCAAGCTAGCTTTGACTCACTTGATGCCTCTGTTGGCGTAGCAAATGCAAATTTAAAAAATGCCGAGACTGAGTTTAAAAGAATTTCTGCTCTTTATAAGAAAAATGCAGTCTCTCAAAAAGACTATGACGCAGCAGTTGCAGCCTATGATATTGCAAATGCGAATTTAGTAAGTGCAAAAGCAAATTTAAAAAATGCGAAAATCGACCTTGGCTACACGACTATCACAGCGCCATTTGACGGCGTAGTGGGTGATAACCAAGTAGATGTTGGCTCGCTTGTCATAGCAAACCAAACAAAGCTTGTAAGACTTACAAAAATAAATCCTATTGAAGCAGAATTTTATATCGCCGATGTGGATAATCTAACTAGAAAGACAAATTTGGATAACGGGTCATGGCAACAGCTAAATAGTGACGCTGTGTTAAGCGTCAATGGCGAAAATTTTAATGGCAAAGTAACATTTATAGATAACGTCGTAAATACCGCAACTGGCAGCGTTTTAGCAAAGGCTAGCTTTGATAACAGCGAGGGTAAAATTTTGCCAGGTGCGTTTGGGCATATAAAGATGAGTGGCTTTGTTCAAAAAAATGCCTTTAACATCCCACAAGTTGCCCTTCAACAAAGCGCTACAAACTCTTATGTTTTAGTCGTAAAAGATGGCAAAGTAAGCCAAAAAAATGTAAAAACAGGATATCAAACAAAAAATATGGTATCGGTCACTGAAGGTCTTGAAGAGGGTGATAAGATAATTGTTAATAACTTCCTTAAAATAGGAGTTGGTGCACCAGTTGAAACTGATAAAGACCTAAGTGCGGAATTTATAAACGGCAAAGATGTAAACGCTACAAGTAGCAAGTAA